Proteins encoded in a region of the Saccharothrix ecbatanensis genome:
- a CDS encoding sigma-70 family RNA polymerase sigma factor, producing MLGVARHRRSTSPQSDHGWPDLSLEDELIRRLYQEFGSALLGHAMRLTGSDRQWAEDIVQETLVRAWRNAEKLERDPVLLRSWLFTVARRLVIDDRRKRSVRPQESELTPSDEAPQRDEADRTLAAIVVAEAMNGLTEEHREAILETYLRDRTVGEAAAVLGVPPGTVKSRVYYALRALRRALQDRG from the coding sequence ATGCTCGGCGTGGCGCGGCACAGACGCAGCACTTCCCCCCAAAGTGATCACGGTTGGCCGGACTTGAGTCTGGAAGACGAGCTGATCCGCAGGCTCTACCAGGAGTTCGGCAGCGCGCTGCTCGGACATGCCATGAGGCTGACCGGCAGCGACCGGCAGTGGGCCGAGGACATCGTCCAGGAGACGCTCGTGCGGGCGTGGCGCAACGCCGAGAAGCTGGAGCGGGACCCGGTCCTGCTGCGCTCCTGGCTGTTCACCGTCGCCCGGCGACTGGTCATCGACGACCGTCGCAAGAGGAGCGTCCGACCGCAGGAGTCGGAGTTGACGCCGTCCGACGAGGCGCCGCAGCGGGACGAAGCGGACCGCACGCTGGCGGCGATCGTCGTCGCCGAGGCGATGAACGGACTGACGGAGGAACACCGGGAGGCTATTCTCGAGACATATCTGAGGGATCGAACGGTCGGGGAAGCCGCGGCGGTGCTCGGGGTGCCGCCCGGAACGGTGAAGTCCAGGGTGTATTACGCGCTTCGCGCCCTGCGGCGTGCGTTGCAGGATCGGGGCTGA
- a CDS encoding DUF4142 domain-containing protein has product MSAKRFAAVALAVHLLLLPVLPGVAHADDPAEAGPVQQTPLGPISALDKELLVKVRLAGLWEMPMGEETKTRAASTRVKEVGAQLASDHMFLDERVVRLASQMGVTLPNEPNADQQSWMAEMRSLTGTAFDDSFANRLRAAHGSIFPAIGTVRANTRNEAIRQFAQVCNQIVLKHMTLLESTNMVTDMGLSKPVAAGVAPAAAVRGDPVRASAQLPSDGPSPLVVLLMCLAGAVVTIGILRVLRPRGDVK; this is encoded by the coding sequence ATGTCAGCCAAGCGTTTCGCGGCGGTCGCGCTGGCCGTGCACCTGCTGTTGCTTCCCGTGCTGCCGGGTGTCGCGCACGCCGACGACCCGGCCGAGGCGGGGCCGGTGCAGCAGACCCCGTTGGGCCCGATCTCCGCGCTGGACAAGGAACTGCTGGTCAAGGTGCGGCTCGCGGGCCTGTGGGAGATGCCCATGGGCGAGGAGACGAAGACCCGCGCGGCGAGCACCAGGGTCAAGGAGGTCGGCGCGCAGCTGGCCAGTGACCACATGTTCCTGGACGAACGGGTGGTGCGGCTCGCTTCGCAGATGGGCGTGACGTTGCCGAACGAGCCCAACGCCGACCAGCAGTCCTGGATGGCGGAGATGCGTTCGCTCACCGGCACCGCGTTCGACGACTCGTTCGCCAACCGGCTGCGTGCCGCGCACGGCTCGATCTTCCCGGCCATCGGCACGGTCCGCGCGAACACCCGCAACGAGGCGATCCGGCAGTTCGCCCAGGTGTGCAACCAGATCGTGCTCAAGCACATGACCCTGTTGGAGAGCACCAACATGGTCACCGACATGGGCCTGTCCAAACCGGTCGCGGCCGGTGTGGCGCCCGCGGCGGCGGTGCGCGGCGACCCGGTGCGGGCGTCCGCGCAGCTCCCGTCGGACGGGCCCAGTCCCCTTGTCGTGCTCCTCATGTGCCTGGCAGGAGCGGTGGTGACGATCGGAATCCTGCGCGTGCTGCGGCCTCGCGGCGACGTCAAGTAA
- a CDS encoding NAD(P)-dependent oxidoreductase, with the protein MVDVGFVGLGTMGQPMALNLAKSGRPLVVWNRSPHRTEPLRDVGARVAATPAEVFADAEVVILMLSDEVAIDEVLDRGTPRFADHVRGRTIVTMGTTAADYSHALAADVHAAGGDYVEAPVSGSRGPAEAGELVAMLAGTPEAVARVREVVAPMCADVVDCGRIPNALLMKLSVNLFLITMATGLAEAFHFAERHDLDRRTFVDVLDAGPMASKVSRTKAAKLLAADYEVQASARDVLKNNQLIADAARAAGVASPLLDVCLSLFTRTVELGHGQVDMAAVVHAIRDRSDVAQPHEDPFHQVQ; encoded by the coding sequence CTGGTGGACGTCGGTTTCGTCGGTCTCGGCACCATGGGTCAGCCGATGGCTCTCAACCTGGCCAAGTCCGGCCGGCCGCTGGTGGTGTGGAACCGGTCGCCGCACCGGACCGAACCGCTGCGGGACGTCGGCGCACGGGTCGCGGCGACACCGGCCGAGGTCTTCGCCGACGCCGAGGTCGTCATCCTCATGCTCTCCGACGAGGTCGCGATCGACGAGGTCCTGGACCGCGGCACGCCCCGGTTCGCGGACCACGTCCGAGGCCGCACGATCGTCACCATGGGCACGACGGCAGCGGACTACTCGCACGCCCTGGCCGCCGACGTCCACGCCGCCGGCGGTGACTACGTCGAAGCACCCGTCTCGGGCTCACGCGGTCCGGCGGAGGCCGGGGAACTGGTCGCCATGCTCGCCGGCACGCCCGAAGCCGTGGCACGGGTACGCGAGGTGGTCGCGCCGATGTGCGCGGACGTGGTCGACTGCGGCCGGATCCCCAACGCCCTGCTGATGAAGCTGTCGGTGAACCTGTTCCTGATCACCATGGCCACCGGCCTGGCCGAGGCCTTCCACTTCGCCGAACGCCACGACCTCGACCGACGCACGTTCGTCGACGTCCTCGACGCGGGTCCCATGGCCAGCAAGGTGTCCCGCACCAAGGCCGCGAAGCTCCTCGCCGCCGACTACGAGGTCCAGGCCTCCGCCCGTGACGTGCTCAAGAACAACCAGCTCATCGCGGACGCCGCCCGCGCCGCAGGTGTCGCGTCACCGCTGCTGGACGTGTGCCTGTCCCTCTTCACCCGCACGGTCGAGCTGGGCCACGGCCAAGTCGACATGGCCGCCGTCGTCCACGCGATCAGGGACCGCTCAGATGTTGCGCAACCCCATGAGGACCCGTTCCATCAGGTCCAGTGA
- a CDS encoding DUF742 domain-containing protein has product MSTLRVRPYTRTGGRTRSATTLAIETIVTTNEQAARDALTSTAEHRIISDLCRNPHSVAEVAATLRLPLGVVRVLLADMSDMSLINVHEDGAIDDRGRPSLDLMERVLMGLRNI; this is encoded by the coding sequence GTGTCGACCCTCCGGGTGCGTCCCTACACCAGAACGGGCGGTCGCACGCGTTCCGCGACGACGCTGGCCATCGAAACCATCGTGACGACGAACGAACAGGCGGCGAGAGACGCCCTCACGTCGACCGCGGAACACCGCATCATCAGTGATCTGTGCCGGAATCCGCATTCCGTGGCGGAAGTCGCCGCGACACTGCGACTTCCACTCGGCGTTGTCCGGGTGTTGTTGGCGGATATGTCCGACATGAGCCTGATCAACGTTCACGAGGACGGTGCGATCGACGACCGGGGCCGGCCGTCACTGGACCTGATGGAACGGGTCCTCATGGGGTTGCGCAACATCTGA
- a CDS encoding eCIS core domain-containing protein: MPASVVSKAEAFYQNDRLSSARVHRDAVAQRATAAMGAQAMTVGNHIFLGAGTTGDQRLIGHELSHVDKNLKGLPETGHSNGAGVTVTDPGQHSERVAERDGDAYAARETTAPAVVVARSVANTSHAPVQRMEEEEEPAGRRFDLQEQPPQLSAEDHIAALPEDSEQEVYLKRGVTPTQRMHMEKTELAEFLLSVQDPAAMAAHVSQFSDIEERKAEAIRILNLRRSFYAD, from the coding sequence TTGCCCGCGTCGGTGGTGTCGAAGGCGGAGGCGTTCTACCAGAACGACAGGCTCTCCTCCGCTCGCGTCCACCGCGATGCAGTGGCCCAGCGCGCCACTGCGGCGATGGGCGCGCAGGCCATGACGGTCGGCAACCACATCTTCTTGGGCGCCGGCACCACCGGCGATCAGAGGCTGATCGGGCACGAGCTCAGCCACGTCGACAAGAACCTCAAGGGCCTGCCCGAGACAGGGCACAGCAACGGCGCGGGGGTGACCGTCACCGATCCGGGGCAGCACTCCGAACGGGTGGCGGAGCGGGATGGCGACGCCTACGCCGCGCGTGAGACGACCGCCCCCGCCGTCGTCGTCGCGCGATCGGTGGCGAACACCTCCCACGCGCCCGTGCAGCGGATGGAGGAGGAAGAAGAACCGGCCGGGCGGCGGTTCGACCTGCAGGAGCAACCTCCGCAGCTCAGCGCCGAGGACCACATCGCCGCGCTGCCCGAGGACAGCGAGCAGGAGGTCTACCTCAAGCGCGGTGTGACGCCCACGCAACGGATGCACATGGAGAAGACGGAGTTGGCCGAGTTCCTGCTGAGCGTGCAAGACCCGGCCGCGATGGCGGCCCACGTGAGCCAGTTCAGCGACATCGAGGAGCGAAAGGCGGAGGCGATTAGAATTCTCAATCTCCGGAGGAGTTTCTACGCCGACTAA
- a CDS encoding ABC transporter ATP-binding protein yields MKGNVESAARAVDVWKSYGTGEAAVTALAGVSVEFDRGRFTAIMGPSGSGKSTLMHCLAGLDTIDSGDVWIGDTKVNGLRDKGLTELRRSQVGFIFQQFNLLPTLTAEENITLPLAIGGQKVDRAWFDTVIDTVGLRDRLTHRPTQLSGGQQQRVACARALVARPDVVFADEPTGNLDSRSGAEVLGFLQRSARDFNQTVVMVTHDPNAASYADRVIFLADGHIVRELHDPTAAAVLDTMKVLDGDDRLVVA; encoded by the coding sequence GTGAAGGGCAACGTGGAGTCGGCCGCCAGGGCGGTTGACGTGTGGAAGTCCTACGGCACGGGGGAGGCCGCGGTCACCGCGTTAGCCGGGGTGAGCGTCGAGTTCGACCGCGGCAGGTTCACCGCGATCATGGGGCCGTCCGGGTCGGGCAAGTCGACCCTGATGCACTGCCTCGCCGGGCTGGACACGATCGACTCCGGTGACGTGTGGATCGGCGACACGAAGGTGAACGGCCTGCGCGACAAGGGACTCACCGAGCTGCGGCGCAGCCAGGTCGGGTTCATCTTCCAGCAGTTCAACCTGCTGCCGACGCTCACCGCGGAGGAGAACATCACGCTGCCGCTGGCCATCGGCGGCCAGAAGGTCGATCGTGCCTGGTTCGACACGGTCATCGACACGGTCGGACTGCGCGATCGCCTCACGCACCGGCCGACGCAGCTGTCCGGCGGTCAGCAGCAACGCGTGGCGTGCGCCCGTGCCCTGGTCGCACGGCCGGACGTGGTGTTCGCGGACGAGCCGACCGGCAACCTGGACTCGCGGTCCGGCGCCGAGGTGCTGGGCTTCCTCCAGCGCTCGGCCCGTGACTTCAACCAGACGGTCGTCATGGTCACGCACGACCCGAACGCCGCCTCGTACGCGGACCGGGTGATCTTCCTGGCCGACGGTCACATCGTGCGCGAGCTGCACGACCCCACCGCCGCGGCCGTGCTGGACACGATGAAGGTCCTCGACGGCGACGACCGGCTGGTCGTGGCGTGA
- a CDS encoding anti-sigma factor family protein, with protein MTSLPNHIDVAAYVLGVLDEDEVDAFENHLAQCRRCALDLRDFAELPDLLDEADANGMLRANTGERPDGRSVRAMLDSVSETRARKRRNLALLTAAAATLLVVLTAVVSVNAASPSDPVAASSTPSAPAPSYVAKGAPDGAGAIARTDPSTGVNARLSASPEPWGTSVEVEVKGVKGPTRCELIAKSRAGESMVIGSWLVTASGAGKDPVTLRAAVGMRWHDIAEFTIRDTKEGATLVRLPTS; from the coding sequence GTGACTTCGCTGCCGAACCACATCGATGTGGCGGCGTACGTCCTCGGTGTCCTCGACGAGGACGAGGTCGACGCGTTCGAGAACCACTTGGCCCAGTGCCGTCGATGTGCGCTCGACCTGCGCGATTTCGCCGAACTGCCCGATCTGCTGGACGAGGCCGACGCCAACGGCATGCTGCGCGCCAACACGGGGGAGCGGCCCGACGGCCGTTCGGTGCGGGCGATGCTCGACTCGGTCTCGGAGACAAGGGCGCGCAAGCGCCGCAACCTGGCGCTGTTGACTGCCGCCGCCGCCACGTTGCTCGTCGTGCTGACCGCGGTCGTGTCGGTGAACGCCGCCTCACCGTCCGACCCGGTCGCCGCCTCGTCGACGCCGTCGGCGCCGGCTCCGTCGTACGTGGCGAAGGGCGCCCCCGACGGAGCCGGCGCCATCGCCCGCACCGACCCCTCGACCGGCGTGAACGCCCGGCTCTCCGCCAGCCCCGAGCCGTGGGGCACGTCGGTGGAGGTCGAGGTGAAGGGCGTGAAAGGCCCCACCCGCTGCGAGCTGATCGCGAAGTCGCGGGCCGGTGAGTCGATGGTGATCGGCTCGTGGCTGGTGACGGCGTCCGGCGCGGGCAAGGACCCGGTGACCCTCCGCGCCGCCGTCGGCATGCGGTGGCACGACATCGCCGAGTTCACCATCCGCGACACCAAGGAAGGCGCGACCCTGGTCCGCCTACCCACCTCCTAA